The Porites lutea chromosome 11, jaPorLute2.1, whole genome shotgun sequence genome includes a region encoding these proteins:
- the LOC140952582 gene encoding uncharacterized protein — protein sequence MNRFHGIFSLCTACKTLKTLAVFMPLFLSTTFSADSTGQKAHFQVEDKSGDLKISATKDLAKVTAQADSVQVVVKPGTADYPVLKSDKPIVHVTQPGWHTISFKKSAILKTKKGKTRRNWKKRIAHSKRLHGLKLRNRRRKMFKKNGSSLLPLKKEKKIFARSHQKDLTANKKSEVKYSGFHVAGNAGKLKMHVTKDETTLSSESGGVDISLNKPSSPSSSSSSSSNQRSFKAQSQQFTGRTSNKTIHFASEIENNMSFIGLRKSVVTGLKDQEPEWD from the coding sequence ATGAACAGATTTCATGGAATATTTTCTCTGTGTACCGCTTGCAAGACTCTAAAGACTCTTGCAGTTTTCATGCCACTTTTCTTGTCTACAACATTTTCCGCTGACAGCACAGGCCAAAAGGCGCATTTTCAAGTTGAGGATAAATCTGGGGATTTAAAAATCTCAGCAACAAAAGATCTTGCGAAAGTGACAGCACAAGCGGACTCGGTCCAAGTTGTTGTCAAACCAGGCACGGCTGATTACCCAGTTCTCAAGTCAGACAAACCAATCGTACACGTAACACAACCCGGATGGCACAccataagttttaaaaaatctgctatcctcaaaacaaaaaaaggcaaaaccaGGAGGAATTGGAAGAAGAGGATAGCTCATTCAAAAAGGTTACATGGGTTGAAACTGAGAAACAGAAGGAGAAAGATGTTTAAAAAGAATGGCTCTTCTCTTCtacctttaaaaaaagagaagaagatcTTTGCTAGAAGTCATCAGAAGGATCTAACAGCAAATAAAAAATCAGAAGTGAAATACAGTGGATTTCACGTGGCTGGAAATGCCGGGAAACTTAAAATGCATGTGACGAAAGACGAAACAACACTAAGCAGCGAATCAGGGGGAGTCGATATATCTTTGAATAAACCTTCCTccccatcatcatcgtcatcgtcttCATCAAACCAGAGAAGTTTCAAAGCGCAGTCCCAGCAATTTACAGGGCGGACTAGTAACAAGACCATTCACTTTGCctctgaaattgaaaacaatatgTCTTTTATCGGCTTGAGAAAATCTGTGGTAACCGGACTCAAAGATCAAGAACCCGAATGGGACTAA
- the LOC140951915 gene encoding uncharacterized protein, with the protein MERDRFALAGHLLLFAALISAVRSQIPLPKHPLGFVYQGGESSAPIHLTAFVDLTCPDCKQAWPTVKKIADMYGPKVVQFTLQLFPLPYHTNAFIAAQSVYTVEAFNSSLVISWMNVIFDNQEQLYNFQTMDKDRYDVINIISDLGSKLKIDKSVIKDGLSNTKFDESTRISWKHGCSRAVSGTPFFFINDIFVSEASASWTVEDWKKLIDPLLK; encoded by the exons ATGGAACGAGACCGTTTTGCTTTGGCCGGGCATTTGTTGCTTTTTGCAGCACTTATCTCTGCTGTAAGATCACAAATTCCACTGCCCAAACATCCATTAGGTTTTGTGTACCAGGGAGGTGAGTCCAGCGCTCCCATTCATCTCACAGCTTTTGTAGATCTGACCTGTCCAGACTGCAAACAGGCATGGCCGACGGTGAAAAAGATTGCAGATATGTACGGGCCTAAAGTTGTGCAGTTTACGTTGCAGCTCTTTCCGTTACCGTATCACACAAATGCATTTATCGCTGCTCAG AGTGTCTACACCGTGGAAGCCTTTAACTCATCTCTTGTTATCAGCTGGATGAACGTCATATTTGATAACCAAGAACAACTGTACAATTTTCAGACAATGGACAAAGACAGATATGATGTGATCAA CATTATTTCTGATCTGGGAAGTAAGCTTAAAATTGACAAATCAGTCATCAAGGATGGTCTTTCCAATACTAAATTTGATGAGAGTACAAGAATTTCATGGAAACATGGCTGTTCAA GGGCAGTCTCTGGCACTCCATTCTTTTTtataaatgatatttttgtcaGTGAAGCTTCAGCTAGTTGGACTGTGGAGGACTGGAAGAAACTCATAGATCCACTGTTGAAATGA